The Polyangium mundeleinium genome contains the following window.
GCCATCCCGAAAATGTTTCGCCTGCACCAAATTGCCGTGCGCATGCTGCACGAGCAGGATCGGCGCGAATCGGGCAGTGGCTGCACAGGCCTTCGATTCGTCCGGCGCTCCTCTGCAAGGATACGGGCGTGGCCTCCGTTTTGCCAGGGCGCCGTTCTCGTATCTTTCAGCACCAAGGAGCTTCTCGTGGCCACCCATCTTTCCGTTCCTGAAGCCATCGCCAATGACGTCCGCCGGATCATCGCGGAGACCCTGCGTCTGCCCATGGAGCAGGTCTCGCTCGACGCGCGGCTCGACGAGGCGCGCCTCGGCATCGATTCCCTCGGGCTCATCAAGCTGAATGTCGCGCTCGAAGAGGCCTTCGACATCACGCTGCCCGATTTCACCACGCCCGAGCAGCCGCACATCCGCTCCGTCGGCGACGTGGCCGCGCTCGTGGCCGACAAGGTCTCCGCCCAGGCGAACGGAGGTGCACGATGATCTCCCCCGCGCACACGCGCCCCGAGCGCGAGGCCATGGAGCGTTCGCCCGCGGAGCAACGCGAGCACGAGCGCCGCGTCGTGGCCGAGCATTACCAGCACGACGTCGAGATCTTCTCGATGGTCCTCGATAGTCGCCTTGCCTATGCGACGGGCGTCTTCGTGCGCCCCGACGAGGACCTGGAGACCGCCCAGGCGCGCAAATTCGCTCGCATCCAGGCCAAGCTCGACATCCAGCCCGGCGAGCGTGTGCTCGACGTCGGCTGCGGCTGGGGCAGCAATCTCTTGTATCTCGCCGAGCATACGAAAGGAGAGTTCTTCGGGATCACCCTCAGCGAGCGGCAACGCGAGGAGGCGCTCCGCCGCGCGCGCCTCGCCGGCGTCGCGGATCGCGTGCACATCGACGTCCGGCACGTGGAGGATCTCGCCCTCGAGCCCGCCTCGTTCGACGTGGTGCTCTTCAGCGGCAGCATCGTCCACATGCACAACCGCGAGGAGATTCATCACGCGGTGGCGCGGCTCCTCCGTCCCTCGGGGCGCCTGCTCATCTCGGATTGTTATTATCCGGCCGAGCACCGCGGCGATCGCGAGAGCACGGCGACGGATTACATCTTCGTCGAGGCGCTCGGGTATTGCCGCCTCGTCCACCTCAGCGAGGAGCTCGGCTTCATCGAGCGCGCGGGGCTCGACATCTCTCACGTCGAGGACCTCACGAGCTCCTACGCGCTCACGCTGGAGCGCTGGATCGACAACGTCCGCAAGAACCGCCGCCGCATCGAGGCGATCTCCCCGGGTTTTTCGCGGCTCTTGCAGCAATACATGACCGTCGCCAAGCTCTCGTTCGCGCGGCGCACGGCGCTCGAATACATGATCCTGGCGACACGAGGACGGCCGCGGGTCGAGGTCGCGTCGTTCCCCATCGCCCCGCCCGTACGCGAAACGGGGGAGCGATGAGCACGAGGACGATCGCCGGGCTGCTCCGCCGCCGCGCCGAATCGATGAGCGAAGATGTCGCGATTCGATTCAAGGAGGAGGCGGGTTTCGAGGCGTGGACCTGGCTCCGATTCTGGGAAGAAGCGGTACGCGTCGCAGCCGGGCTCCGGGAAGCCGGTCTGCGCCCGGGCGACCGCGTGCTCGTGCTCGTGCCCGAGGTCAAGGCCGCGGTCACGACGCTCTTCGGCATCTGGTCGCTCGGCGCGGTGCCCATTCCCATCGGGCTCCCGTTCCGGCTGACCGATATCGAGCGGTTTCTGGAGCAGCTCCGCACAACGGCGGAAAAACTCTCCGCGCGGGCGCTCGTCACCTCGCGCGCGCTCTCGACGTTCGCAGGCGCGCCGGGGGCGATCCGGGTCCTTTGCGCGGAGGAGCTTTCGATGGCGCCGCACGGGTTCTCACCCGATCCCGACGCGGCTCCCGGCCCGGCGTTGATCCAGCTCACGAGCGGGAGCACGGGGCACCCGCGCGGCGTCGTCCTCGGGCACGAGCGGCTGATGCTGCACATGGCGTGCATGAGCGAGGCGCTGCCGAGCCACGCGGAATCGGTGGCCGTCTCGTGGCTGCCGTTGCATCACGACATGGGCCTCATCGGCGGGCTGCTTTTTCCTTTTTACAATGGGTTCGTCGCGAACATGCTGGCGCCGCAGGATTTCCGGGCGCGGCCACTCGCCTGGCTGGAGTCGATGTCCTCGCTGCGGGCGACGATCTGCGCGGCGCCGCCCTCGGCCTACGCGCTCGTCCTGCGGCTCGCGCGGCGCGCGGCGGAGGCGGGGCTCGACCTTCGGCCCTGGGAATGCGCGATGATCGGCGCGGAGCCCATTTCCCCCGGGCTCTTGCAGCGTTTCGCCGAAGCCTTCCGGCCTGTGGGCTTCCGCGCCGAGGCCTTTTTCCCGGTGTACGGGCTCGCCGAGGCCACCGTCGCCGTGACCTTCCCGAAGCTGCTCGCGCCGTCACGCTTCGCCGTGGTGGATCGCGAATCGCTGGAGCGGACGGGGCGCGCCGTCCCGACCGAGCCAGGTGCGCACGCGCTCGAGCTCACCTGCGTGGGACGATCGATTCCGCAAACGGACGTGCGCATCACGGGCAAGGACGGTGAGGTCCTGCCCGAGCGGCAGGTGGGCGAAATCGAGGTCCGCGCGCCGACCCTGATGCACGAATATCTCGACGATCCGACGGCGACCGCGGCGGCTTTCCGGGACAGGTATCTGCGCACCGGGGACCTCGGGTATCTCGACGCGGGCGAGCTTTTCGTCACGGGGCGGAAAAAGGACCTCATCATCAAGGGCGGGCACAACTTGCTTCCTTCGGTGATCGAGGAGATCGTTTCCGAGGTCGAGGACGTGCGGAGCGGGTGCGTCGTGGCAGTCGGCGTGCGGGCGGAGGCGGACGAGACCGAGCTCGTGTACGTGATTGCGGAGACGAAGCTCGATCAAGGCGCCCACGACGCGCTCGGCGAACGGGTGCGCGCCGCGCTCCTCGCGCGCGGAATCGGGGTCGATCGGGTGATGTTCCTGGCCCCCGGGAGCTTGCCGAAGACCACGAGCGGCAAGCTGCGGAGGCGCGCCGTCGCGGAGGCGCTGGCGCAAGGACGCTCGCTCGAATCAACCTGAGCGACGCACGACGAAATCGGAAACCCTCTCCATCATCGTTTCCAGGTGCTCCGCGAGGGAATGGTTTGCCCTGGGGATCACCTCCAGCGTGACCGGGCCGGGCAGCTCGCGCGCGAACGCGCGGATCACGTCGACGTCGCCCCATTCGTCGTGTTCGCCCTGGACCAGGAGCAGCGGCTTTCGTGACTCGCGGAGATAGGAGAAATCGTAGACGTTGATGGGAATCCCGATGCCGATCAGGGCCTTCACGCGTGGATCCTCCGCGCCGGCGCGCAGGCCGACCCACCCGCCGAAGGAGTAGCCGGCGACGAGGAGGTGGGGGTGCTCGGGGGCGAGGAAATCGATCGCCGCGCGGGCATCGTCCACCTCGCCCGCGCCGCCGTCGTAATGGCCCTCGCTCGCCTCGACGCCGCGAAAATGGAAGCGCAGGACCGTGGCCCCCGCGGCGTGGAGGGCGCGCGTGGCCCGGGAAACGACCTTGTTGTAGAGGGTGCCGCCGGAGTGCGGGTGAGGATGGCAAACCACGGCCGCCGCCGCAGGGCTCGGGTGGCGCCGGAGCACGGCCTCGATGCGGCCGGCCGGGCCGGGAAGGAAAAAGGTGCCATCGGGGGGGCGCATGCCGTTTCCATAACACGTGGATTGTCGCGCTCGGGAGCCACGCGCCGCGACGCCCCCTTCCCCGCGCTCGCCATCCGGGCTACACACGCCTCCGACCATGACTGCCCAAGAGCCGCTCTCGCTCGACGCCCTCACCGCCATCGACGGCCTCCTCACGGACGAGGAGCGCATGATCCGCGACACCGTGCGCAGGTTCGTGCGCGAACGGTATCTGCCGCGCGCCGCCGAGCTCTTCGCGAAGGAGCAGTTCGCGACCGACCTCATCCCCGAGATCGCCTCGATGGGCCTGCTCGGCGCCTCCCTGAAGGGATACGGGTGTGCCGGCATGAATGCCATCTCCTACGGGCTCGCGCTCGGCGAACTCGAGTACGGCGACAGCGGGCTCCGGAGCTTCGTCAGCGTGCAGGGCTCGCTCGCGATGTACCCGATCTGGCGCTTCGGCTCCGAGGAACAGAAAAACAAATATCTGCCGAAAATGGCCGCCGCCGAGCTCATCGGCTGCTTCGGCCTCACCGAGCCCGATGCCGGCAGTGATCCCGGCTCGATGAAGACGCGCGCGCGGCGCGACGGCGATTCGTACGTGCTCACGGGGACGAAGATGTGGATCACGAGCGCGCCGATCTGCGATCTCGCCGTGGTATGGGCGAAGGTCGACGACGGCGACGCCGCGTCCATCCGCGGGTTCATCGTCGAGCGCGGCACGAAGGGCTTCGAGACGCCCACGATCCACGGAAAGATGAGCCTGCGCGCGAGCCCGACGGGTGAGATCGTGCTGAACGAGGCGCGCGTGCCCAAGGAAAACATGCTGCCCGGCGTGGCAGGGCTCAAGGGGCCGCTCTCCTGCCTCACGCAAGCGCGGTTCGGCATCTCCTGGGGCGCGCTCGGCGCCGCGCGCGCTTGTTACGACGCGGCGGTCTCGTACACGCGCGAGCGCGTGCAGTTCGGAAAGCCCGTCGCGGCGAAGCAGCTCGTGCAGGAGCAAATCGTGGAGATGGCCATGGACATCGCGAAAGGCCAGATCCTCGCGCTGCATTTCGGGCGCCTCAAGGACGCCGGCAGCATCACGCCCGTTCAGGTCTCCTTCTGCAAGAAGAACAACGTGGGCCTCGCGCTGCGCGCCGCCCGCAAGGCGCGCGGCCTGCTCGGCGGCAACGGCATCCTGCTCGACTACCCCGTCATTCGGCACGCGCTGAACCTGGAGAGCGTCTACACCTACGAGGGCACGGACGAGGTGCACACGCTCATCCTGGGCAACGCGCTGACCGGCCATAACGCATTCTGATATCTCGCCCAAAAAGAATGCGCTCGGCAGCCGACCTCTGGCATGATGGAATGCGAGGTCCTTGCCATGTCCACGCACTCTCTTCTTCCGCCCCGGCGTAGCATCGTCGGCCGGGCTGGCCTTGCCGCTTTGCTCGGCGTCGCGGCCCTCGCCGCCCTCCCCTCCGGGACGGCCCTCGCCGCCCCCGTATTACGAAAACAGTTCGACGGCCACGGCGATTTTCGGCTGATCGGCAATACGCTCGGGCACGAGTGCGGCAACGTCGGGATCGCGCCCCTCGTCGGCGATGTGCTCTGCGACGGAAGCGGCGACGGCGCTCCCGATATCCACTGGCGCGCGGACGCGATCGCCCCCGGCACGGCCTCCGCCTCCGAGAGCGTCGCCGTCGCCGACCAGCGCTCGACCGCCGTGCTCACCCTGCCGGCCGGCGCGACCGTGACATACGCACGCCTCTACTGGGGCGCGCGCTGGGACAACAATGGCACGGCCGACACGAGCGTGACGCTCGAGCGCCCCGGCGCGTTCTCGCAGCCGCTCATCGCGGACAATAGCCTCGTGAGCACGAACGTCTCGGGCGGCGTAACCGAGTATTTCTACCAGTCGACCGTGGACGTGACCGCGCTCGTGGCGGCCCAGGGCGCAGGCGCGTACCGGCTCTCCGGCGTCGACTCGATCAGCTTCGTCGACCTCGTGCAAGACCGGCTCTTCGCCGGATGGTGGCTCGTCGTGTTTTACGAGCTGCCCTCGGAAAAACCGCGCCACCTCGCACTGCACGACGGCTTCGATCGGATCGGTGTCACGCCGCAGACGCTCGCGCTCTCGGGCTTCACCGTGCCGGGCGCGGCGATCGACGGCAAGCTCGCCGTCATCGCCTACGAGGGCGACGTGGCGAGCTCCGCCGGTCAGAACGACTACCTGCGCTTCGGCACGGGCGCGCTCAGCGCCGCGAACGACATCATCGACGCGCAGAATCCCGTAGGAAACTTCTTCAACGCCTCGCGATCGTGGCTCGGCGCGGCCGTCTCGACGGACGGTGATCTGCCGAAGCTGACGGGCGGCCCCGGCAGCATGAGCGGCATCGATCTCGACGCGGTCGACATCTCCACGAAGATCACGCCCGGCCAGAAGACCGCGAACGTGCAGGTCGGCAATGCTTCGGGCGCAAACGATATCTTCTGGATCGGCGGGTTCGTCTCGTCGATCACCACGCTCCTGCCCGATTTCTCGACCTCGACGAAGACCGCGTCGGACGCGAACGCCGGCAAGCTCGTCGTCGGCGACGAGCTCGAATATTCGATCGCCGTCACGAACAGCGGCAACGACACCTCGACCCACACGCGCCTCGACGACACGTTGCCCCTCGGCGTCTCGTTCGTCCCCGGTTCGCTCCAGATCGTGCAAGGTGCGAACGCGGGCCCGAAGACAGAACAAGCGGGTGACGATCAAGGCGAGTACACGGCCGCGACGCGCACGGTCACGGTGCGGCTCGGCACGGGCGCGAACGCAATCACGGGCGGCGAGATGGCCCCCGGCGAGACGGCGCTCGTGCGCTTCCGCGTGAAGATCGAGCCGAACGCGCCCGCGAACATCTCGAACCAGGCGACGATCAGCGGCGAAGGCAAGCAAGGCGCGCCGTCCACGTCCTTCCCGACCGACGGGAACGGCGTGTCGCCGGGCAACCCGCCCACGGTCGTCGTGATCGAGGAGTGCACGACGAACGCCGATTGCGGCGGCGCGACGCCGATCTGCGACACGACGAGTGACCCGAACACATGCGTGGGCTGCATCGAGGACAGCCAGTGCCCCGGCGACAAACCCGTCTGCGACACGACGCAGAAACAGTGCATCTGCGTGAGCTCGGGCATGGAGACGTGCGACGGGAAGGACAACGACTGCGACGGGAGCGTCGACGAAGGTTGCAACGACACCGACGGTGACGGGCTGCCCGACGACGTCGAGGTGGTCCTCGGCACGGATCCGAATGACGCCGACACCGACAACGACGGCGTGCCCGACGGGCAAGAGCCGCTACCAGGCGCCGACACCGACGGCGACGGGCTCATCAACGCGCTCGATCCGGACAGCGATGGCGACGGGATCTTCGACGGCACGGAGATGGGCTACGACTGCAGCGGTCCCGGGACGAACCCCGCCGCCGGCAATTGCGTGCCCGACGCGGACATGGGCGCGACGACGACGAATCCGCTCGACCCCGACACGGACAACGGCGGCATCCCCGACGGCGAGGAGGACAAGGACAAGGACGGCGCCGTGGATCCGGGCGAAGGAGACCCGAACGATCCGAGCGACGACACGGTCACCTCGGGCTCCGGCGGCATGGGCGGCGCAGGGGGCGCCGGCGGCTCCGGCGGAATGGGCGGCGCAGGGGGCGCCGGCGGCGCCGGCGGAATGGGCGGCGCAGGGGGCTCCGCGGGCGCCGGGGGCGCAGGTGGAAGCGGCGGACAAGGCGGAGCCGCAGGCAGCGGCGGAGAAGCGCCTCCGAGCGGCTTCGTGATCACCGGCGGCGCGTGCTCGACCAGCAAGGCGCCGTCTTCGACGGACCCCCTCGCCTGGGCCCTCGGCCTCGCCGGCGCGGCGCTCGCGCTGCGGAGGCGTCGGAGCGGCTGACCTGCTGAAACCGGCCTCCCCCCTCCCTCGCCACGCCGTGGAGAGGGGGGAAGCTCCACGACGTCCCGTCTCGGCGGATCGTGGCGATCCCACCAGACGTGAAATGGGCTTCGCGTCGTGCACGCGAGCTTCCGCGGCGTCACGATCGCAGCGGAAACGCAGCGCCCGGGCCCTACGCCCGCGTCGTTTTGATGGATGACCCCAAGGGTCTCACGAGGCACAATGTCGGACCGAGCGTGGCAGTAGCTCGTGCTCGATTTCCACGCACATGGAACAAGCTCCACACATGACGTCTCCGTCGCGGCTCGTTCTGCGCTTCATCTCGGGGAAGTACCAGGGTGGCGAGATCCCGCTGCAGGACGCGCAGGAGCTCGTCGTTGGACGCGCGAGCGACGCGGGCATCGTCCTCGTCGAGGAGATGGTCTCGCGCAGGCACGCGCGCTTCTTGCTCTCGAACACGGATCTCACGATCGAGGATCTCGGCTCGACGAACGGTACGTTCGTGAACGGCGAGAAGATCCAGAAGAGCACGCTCAAGGAAGGCGACCGCGTGCTCATCGGCACGAGCATCCTCAAGGTGGTGTCGGCCGAGACCGCCGCCGCCTCGCGTCGAAAGATGGAGCCGCCGCGCCCCTCCGTGGCGCCCCGCGGCCCCGCACGCTCGATGTCCGGCGCGATCGAGGAGATCCCGCTGCCCGACCTCCTGCAGCTGCTCGGCACCTCGAAGAAGAGCGGCGTCCTCGTGATCACGTCGGACGACGACGTCGGAAAGATCTTCCTGCACCGAGGCATCGTCACGTACGCGGAGATCAACGAGGACGACGTGCCGCCGCTGAAGTCCGCGATCCGCATCCTCGCGTGGACACGCGGGACGTTCGACTTCGACCCGCCCGAGGACCGCACGCTCCCGGTGACGATCAATCTGTCCGTGCAGGAGCTCCTGATGGAGGGCCTGCGGCAAATCGACGAGCTCAACGCGCTCCGGCACAAGCTGCCGGATCTCGACACGCGTCTCCTCGTGCCGCATCCGCTCGGGCCCGCGCTGCGTGAGCTCTCGCCGACGGAGATCGAGGTCTTCCAGCTCGCGTACAACCACGGGCACCTCGCCCTCGTGCTGAACAAGAGCCAGGCGACGGATCTCGATACGACGCAGGCCGTCATCAAGTTGATCAACGCCGGGTATCTGCGGAAGGGCTGAGCGCCCGGACAAACGCGCGCTCGGGCGAACCTGCCGAGCGACCAAAGAAAAAGGCCACGGGAGCGAATCCCGTGGCCTTTTTTTGATCGAGCCCCCTCACCCCCGGCCCCTCTCCCGCGGGGAGAGAGGGGTGGGGGGAGGTCGCTCGGCTCAGTCGTAGATGCCCTTCATCGTCGGGTCCGCGAGGCCGTACGCCGCGAGGGCCTGACGGATGAAGTACGGCACCGAGACGTACTTCGAGAGCTTGACGCAAGCGCGGTTCGCCGTGCAGGTGCAGCCGGTGTTGTCGTTGGACGTGCAACGGTCGGCCGACGACTGGATCGTCGAGTCGAACTTGACGAGCGGCGCGCCGTAGTTCGGCGACGTCGGGTCGCTGTTGATGCGCGCCTTGTACCAGTCGACCGTGCCGTCGTTGTTGGAGTCGACCTCGTCAACGACGTACCCCTGCTGGAGCAGATCGTTCGCGTACTGGAGGACGCGCGCCGAAATGCCCTTCTGGACGGTCTTCTCGTACTTCGTGCCCGCGTAGAGGACCTCGGTGCCGAAGGTCTTGGCGACGTACACCTTGCCCATCGGATCGTGGAACTCGATACGAGCGCCGAACTCGGGATCGCCGTCCACGCCCTGCTCCCACAGGCGGAGCATGTTGATCCACCACTGCTGCTGATTCTCGGGCAGGTAGTTCATCGTCCAGGCGATCAGGAACTTCTGCTGCTCCCAGCCGATCTGGCCGTCGATGGGCATGAGCGTGTCGACGTTGACCGCCTCGCCCTCGAAGACCTGCGGATCCCAGCCGACCGCCGAGCAGACCGTCGACCCCTGGCCGGGGAAGCAGACCTGCGGGCCCTCCGCCGGCCACCAGCTCGTCCAGCCGAGCGGCGTCGTCGGGAACTTCTGCGCGTCGGTGATGGGCGTGTTGTTGTTCGCCTTGACCCACGCGCCCTTGAGCATGTCATCGCCGGTCAGGTTGTTGCCCAGCCACCGGCGATACCCCTCGGGGAACACGTCCGCGAGCGAGACCGCGCGGTAACGAGCGTCGAGGAAGTCCTGGCGCGAGGCGCTGATGAAGTTGTCGACCGACTCGGTCATCAGCATCGCGGCGTACGCCTTGTCGTAATACGACCCGGCGTTCTGCGTGTACTCGGAGTCGTAGTCGTTGCCCTTGTCGTCCGCGAGGGCGTTCTCGAGCGGCCTGCCGCCGATGCCGATCGCCGCGGGACCCGCGGGGCTGTTGTCCGAGCGATAGCCCGTCGCGCCGTTCGGCACGGCGAGGACCGTGGGACCCGGCTGCGAGTAGATGTCGTCCGTCGAGCGGAGGACGAGGTCGTTCGCGACCTTGTGGTGGTTGCCGTACTGCGGGCGAGAGACCTGGCGCGCGAAGTGATCGAACGCGAGGCCCGAGGCCAGGATGTTGTCCTGGTAGAACTGCTTCGCGATCGAGGGCCACTCCGAGTTGAAGTCGAAGCCGGACTCGAGCGCGAAGTCACGGTAGATGTTCACGAGCAGGCCAAGGCCCTTGGCCGCGTCGCGCATCTTCGTGTTGTACCGCTCGAGCGTACGGTTCGCCGCACCGCGGACGCTGAAGCTCTGCCGGTTGCGGCGGTAGTTGTCGAAGATGTGCCCGACTTCCTGCTGCGTGATGAAGAAGTTGAAGAGCTCGTAGACGTCCGCGCCGTTGTCGTGGCGGTAGACGGCGACGTTGCCGAGGTCGGCCCAGCGGTCCGTGGCGAAGCCGTAAGGAACACGCGTGCGCTTCGCCGGATCGACGGAGCTGAAGCGACGGCCGAAGTCCACGCCGTTGTCGCGCATCGACTGCCACGGCATGTAGTCGACCTTGCGCGTCTTGCACTTGGAGTACTCGCCGTTGACCTTGACGATCAGGCCGTCGAGCAGCGGGTCCCACTTGCCGAGGCGCGCCTCGTCCCAGTCGGCCGGCTTCAAGCGCTGAACCTGCTCCTCGGTGAGCGAGGTGCAGCTGGCCGCGTCGAGCATCTTCCACGTCCGCTGGAGCTGGGAGTAGTGGATGTTCGCGGTGCCGTTCGACGTGTACTGGTAGCCGATGATGCCGCCGAAGCCGTCCATCTTGTCGAGGGTGGCGCGGCCGAGCGGTTTGTCGGCGTTCATGTCCGTGTCGGCATGCACCGCGACCGTCTGGCCGTAGAACATGCGCGCCGCGGCGAAGTCGTACGCGGAGAGGCCGATGAAGTCCTGCGTGACCTCACCGCCGTACTCCATGATCGACTGGTGCATGAACATGGTGAGGAGCTGATCACGCTCGTTCGCCGTGACCTGATCGAAGTAACGCGCTCCGACGCAGTTCTCGCTGTCGGCCTCGTTCTTGAGGTCGTTGCACGCCGCCGTGACCTTGCCGTTCTTCGTGCGGAGCTGCCAGTACTGCGGGCGGAAGCCCCAGGCGTCCGACGAGCTCACGAAGTTGTGGCGGAGGCCGATGGAGTGACCCATCTCGTGCGCCATGACCGAGTAGTGCGCCTTCTGCGCGATCCAGTGGCGGATCGCCTCGGCACGATCGAGCTGATCCTGCTTCGAGTTCGCCATC
Protein-coding sequences here:
- a CDS encoding DUF4388 domain-containing protein, which gives rise to MTSPSRLVLRFISGKYQGGEIPLQDAQELVVGRASDAGIVLVEEMVSRRHARFLLSNTDLTIEDLGSTNGTFVNGEKIQKSTLKEGDRVLIGTSILKVVSAETAAASRRKMEPPRPSVAPRGPARSMSGAIEEIPLPDLLQLLGTSKKSGVLVITSDDDVGKIFLHRGIVTYAEINEDDVPPLKSAIRILAWTRGTFDFDPPEDRTLPVTINLSVQELLMEGLRQIDELNALRHKLPDLDTRLLVPHPLGPALRELSPTEIEVFQLAYNHGHLALVLNKSQATDLDTTQAVIKLINAGYLRKG
- a CDS encoding alpha/beta hydrolase, with the protein product MRPPDGTFFLPGPAGRIEAVLRRHPSPAAAAVVCHPHPHSGGTLYNKVVSRATRALHAAGATVLRFHFRGVEASEGHYDGGAGEVDDARAAIDFLAPEHPHLLVAGYSFGGWVGLRAGAEDPRVKALIGIGIPINVYDFSYLRESRKPLLLVQGEHDEWGDVDVIRAFARELPGPVTLEVIPRANHSLAEHLETMMERVSDFVVRRSG
- a CDS encoding acyl carrier protein; translation: MATHLSVPEAIANDVRRIIAETLRLPMEQVSLDARLDEARLGIDSLGLIKLNVALEEAFDITLPDFTTPEQPHIRSVGDVAALVADKVSAQANGGAR
- a CDS encoding SAM-dependent methyltransferase, coding for MISPAHTRPEREAMERSPAEQREHERRVVAEHYQHDVEIFSMVLDSRLAYATGVFVRPDEDLETAQARKFARIQAKLDIQPGERVLDVGCGWGSNLLYLAEHTKGEFFGITLSERQREEALRRARLAGVADRVHIDVRHVEDLALEPASFDVVLFSGSIVHMHNREEIHHAVARLLRPSGRLLISDCYYPAEHRGDRESTATDYIFVEALGYCRLVHLSEELGFIERAGLDISHVEDLTSSYALTLERWIDNVRKNRRRIEAISPGFSRLLQQYMTVAKLSFARRTALEYMILATRGRPRVEVASFPIAPPVRETGER
- a CDS encoding isopeptide-forming domain-containing fimbrial protein; this translates as MSTHSLLPPRRSIVGRAGLAALLGVAALAALPSGTALAAPVLRKQFDGHGDFRLIGNTLGHECGNVGIAPLVGDVLCDGSGDGAPDIHWRADAIAPGTASASESVAVADQRSTAVLTLPAGATVTYARLYWGARWDNNGTADTSVTLERPGAFSQPLIADNSLVSTNVSGGVTEYFYQSTVDVTALVAAQGAGAYRLSGVDSISFVDLVQDRLFAGWWLVVFYELPSEKPRHLALHDGFDRIGVTPQTLALSGFTVPGAAIDGKLAVIAYEGDVASSAGQNDYLRFGTGALSAANDIIDAQNPVGNFFNASRSWLGAAVSTDGDLPKLTGGPGSMSGIDLDAVDISTKITPGQKTANVQVGNASGANDIFWIGGFVSSITTLLPDFSTSTKTASDANAGKLVVGDELEYSIAVTNSGNDTSTHTRLDDTLPLGVSFVPGSLQIVQGANAGPKTEQAGDDQGEYTAATRTVTVRLGTGANAITGGEMAPGETALVRFRVKIEPNAPANISNQATISGEGKQGAPSTSFPTDGNGVSPGNPPTVVVIEECTTNADCGGATPICDTTSDPNTCVGCIEDSQCPGDKPVCDTTQKQCICVSSGMETCDGKDNDCDGSVDEGCNDTDGDGLPDDVEVVLGTDPNDADTDNDGVPDGQEPLPGADTDGDGLINALDPDSDGDGIFDGTEMGYDCSGPGTNPAAGNCVPDADMGATTTNPLDPDTDNGGIPDGEEDKDKDGAVDPGEGDPNDPSDDTVTSGSGGMGGAGGAGGSGGMGGAGGAGGAGGMGGAGGSAGAGGAGGSGGQGGAAGSGGEAPPSGFVITGGACSTSKAPSSTDPLAWALGLAGAALALRRRRSG
- a CDS encoding AMP-binding protein → MSTRTIAGLLRRRAESMSEDVAIRFKEEAGFEAWTWLRFWEEAVRVAAGLREAGLRPGDRVLVLVPEVKAAVTTLFGIWSLGAVPIPIGLPFRLTDIERFLEQLRTTAEKLSARALVTSRALSTFAGAPGAIRVLCAEELSMAPHGFSPDPDAAPGPALIQLTSGSTGHPRGVVLGHERLMLHMACMSEALPSHAESVAVSWLPLHHDMGLIGGLLFPFYNGFVANMLAPQDFRARPLAWLESMSSLRATICAAPPSAYALVLRLARRAAEAGLDLRPWECAMIGAEPISPGLLQRFAEAFRPVGFRAEAFFPVYGLAEATVAVTFPKLLAPSRFAVVDRESLERTGRAVPTEPGAHALELTCVGRSIPQTDVRITGKDGEVLPERQVGEIEVRAPTLMHEYLDDPTATAAAFRDRYLRTGDLGYLDAGELFVTGRKKDLIIKGGHNLLPSVIEEIVSEVEDVRSGCVVAVGVRAEADETELVYVIAETKLDQGAHDALGERVRAALLARGIGVDRVMFLAPGSLPKTTSGKLRRRAVAEALAQGRSLEST
- a CDS encoding acyl-CoA dehydrogenase family protein, producing the protein MTAQEPLSLDALTAIDGLLTDEERMIRDTVRRFVRERYLPRAAELFAKEQFATDLIPEIASMGLLGASLKGYGCAGMNAISYGLALGELEYGDSGLRSFVSVQGSLAMYPIWRFGSEEQKNKYLPKMAAAELIGCFGLTEPDAGSDPGSMKTRARRDGDSYVLTGTKMWITSAPICDLAVVWAKVDDGDAASIRGFIVERGTKGFETPTIHGKMSLRASPTGEIVLNEARVPKENMLPGVAGLKGPLSCLTQARFGISWGALGAARACYDAAVSYTRERVQFGKPVAAKQLVQEQIVEMAMDIAKGQILALHFGRLKDAGSITPVQVSFCKKNNVGLALRAARKARGLLGGNGILLDYPVIRHALNLESVYTYEGTDEVHTLILGNALTGHNAF